One window from the genome of Zerene cesonia ecotype Mississippi chromosome 1, Zerene_cesonia_1.1, whole genome shotgun sequence encodes:
- the LOC119828229 gene encoding maltase A1-like has product MFKSPMYDFGYDISDFYDVHDEYGTMEDFEELMAKAKELDIKIVLDFVPNHGSNESVWFEEALRGHEKYFDYFVWEDGVEDENGTLHPPNNWNSVFRKSAWEYREEVGKYYLHQFVIGQPDLNYRNPDVVEEMKNVIRFWLEKGVAGFRVDAISHLFEVDKELYGGKYPDEPISGQRLNDPEHYDYLTHIYTKDQDETFEMVYQWREVFEEMKEKDGLTRVMMTEAYSTPQDTMRYFGTEDREGAQMPFNFVLISDVNGDSTAAEIKYALDKFLTFKPIDKLANWVAGNHDNDRVASRFSPKLVDGINMIVLLLPGIAVTYMGEEIGMVNGYISWEDTVDPSGCNTDDPINYWKSSRDPERTPFQWSADKNAGFTTGDKPWLPVADGYEELNVEVQRMSERSHLNVYKALAELRTEATFRYGRYESVAFNSDVFAFRRWHNGEVYIIVVNFREDPHIIDFTYFENVEGHFEVILSNIQSSKNKGDLLEAQSVTIDGSESLVLKLVQ; this is encoded by the exons ATGTTCAAGTCACCAATGTACGATTTCGGATACGACATATCCGATTTCTATGATGTCCATGACGAATATGGTACGATGGAAGACTTTGAGGAATTAATGGCAAAAGCAAAGGAATTAG atatcAAAATTGTTCTTGACTTCGTTCCAAATCATGGCAGTAATGAAAGTGTGTGGTTCGAAGAAGCTTTGAGGGgccatgaaaaatattttgactaCTTCGTTTGGGAAGATGGAGTAGAGGATGAAAATGGCACTTTACATCCCCCGAACAATTGG aatAGCGTTTTTCGCAAAAGCGCATGGGAATACAGAGAGGAGGTCGGTAAGTACTACTTACATCAGTTTGTCATCGGCCAACCAGATCTAAATTACCGCAACCCGGATGTCGTtgaagaaatgaaaaatgtaataagatTCTGGCTCGAGAAAGGCGTAGCTGGTTTCAGAGTTGATgcaatttcgcatttatttgaAGTAGATAAAGAACTATACGGTGGTAAATACCCAGATGAACCGATATCTGGACAACGTCTCAACGATCCAGAACACTATGATTATTTAACGCATATTTACACCAAAGATCAGGATGAGACTTTTGAAATGGTGTACCAGTGGAGGGAAGTTTTTGAAGAAATGAAAGAGAAAGATGGTCTAACTAGAGTTATGATGACTGAAGCTTATTCAACTCCGCAAGATACAATGAGGTATTTTGGTACTGAAGATCGAGAAGGTGCTCAGATGCCTTTCAATTTTGTGCTAATTTCTGATGTAAACGGCGACTCAACAGCTGCTGAAATTAAATATGCGCTTGATAAATTCCTTACGTTTAAGCCAATTGATAAGCTAGCCAACTGGGTG gcAGGTAACCATGATAACGACAGAGTAGCATCGAGATTCAGCCCAAAATTAGTAGATGGAATCAATATGATAGTGCTTTTATTACCAGGCATAGCTGTAACATATATG GGTGAAGAAATCGGTATGGTAAATGGATACATAAGTTGGGAAGACACAGTCGATCCAAGTGGCTGTAATACTGACGACCCTATTAATTACTGGAAATCGTCAAGAGATCCTGAGCGTACACCATTCCAATGGAGCGCTGATAAAAATGCag GATTCACTACTGGTGACAAACCCTGGCTCCCAGTTGCGGATGGATACGAAGAGCTTAACGTTGAAGTACAAAGAATGTCTGAAAGATCTCACCTCAATGTTTACAAAGCTTTAGCAGAATTGCGTACGGAAGCCACGTTCAGATACGGCAGATATGAATCCGTGGCATTTAACTCTGATGTATTTGCATTCAGAAG atGGCATAACGGAGAGGTCTATATAATTGTGGTTAACTTCAGGGAAGATCCACATATAATCGACTTCACATATTTCGAAAACGTTGAAGGTCATTTTGAAGTAATACTTAGTAATATTCAGTCATCGAAGAACAAAGG ggATCTATTAGAGGCACAAAGCGTGACTATAGACGGCAGCGAATCTTTAGTATTGAAATTGGTGCAATAA